A region from the Streptomyces sp. 3214.6 genome encodes:
- a CDS encoding sugar ABC transporter permease produces the protein MSDTSKTEPEKAAKTEKTDTATKVAKTDGVVEDQNTVAPADDPTAAPVTVVDPRLLVREEGLKGYLTEFKRKVKGGELGQIPVVLGLIIIWTIFQLKNDRFLSADNLSNVSYFLSATGMLAIGLVFVLLLGEIDLSVGSVSGLASALFAVFVTDHSMNPWLSLVLTIITGIGIGALHGWFFAKIGVPAFVVTLAGFLGWNGLMLWLLGSSGTINLPSDSGPIHLLGQNSFFMDQAIIGAYILAGLAVVLSLVGNFGEQRRRRAAGVPFRATGEILLRVGALAVAAFASAAVLNNASGVSNSLVIFLAALVIVDFVLRRTTYGRKVFAVGGGIEAARRAGINVPMIRITVFAISGGFAAVGGMFFAGQTAGASLSAGGGNTLMLAIAAAVIGGTSLFGGRGTVWSALLGMLVIQSIQTGLDLLNMNTSIQYMITGGVLLGAVVIDSVSRRSQKAAGRG, from the coding sequence GTGAGCGACACGTCCAAGACCGAGCCCGAGAAGGCCGCGAAGACGGAGAAGACCGACACCGCGACGAAGGTCGCCAAGACCGACGGTGTCGTCGAGGACCAGAACACGGTCGCCCCCGCCGACGACCCGACCGCCGCGCCGGTCACCGTCGTCGACCCGCGTCTGCTGGTCCGTGAAGAGGGCCTCAAGGGCTATCTGACCGAGTTCAAGCGGAAGGTCAAGGGCGGCGAGCTGGGCCAGATCCCGGTCGTCCTCGGTCTGATCATCATCTGGACCATCTTCCAGTTGAAGAACGACCGCTTCCTCAGCGCCGACAACCTCTCCAACGTCAGCTACTTCCTGTCGGCCACCGGCATGCTCGCCATCGGCCTGGTGTTCGTGCTGCTGCTCGGCGAGATCGACCTGTCGGTCGGTTCCGTCAGCGGTCTGGCGTCCGCGCTGTTCGCCGTGTTCGTGACCGACCACAGCATGAACCCATGGCTGTCCCTGGTCCTGACGATCATCACCGGCATCGGCATCGGCGCCCTGCACGGATGGTTCTTCGCGAAGATCGGCGTACCGGCCTTCGTGGTGACCCTGGCCGGCTTCCTCGGCTGGAACGGTCTGATGCTGTGGCTGCTCGGCTCCAGCGGCACGATCAACCTGCCGTCGGACTCCGGCCCGATCCACCTGCTCGGCCAGAACTCCTTCTTCATGGACCAGGCCATCATCGGCGCCTACATCCTGGCCGGACTCGCCGTCGTGCTGTCCCTGGTGGGCAACTTCGGTGAGCAGCGCCGCCGCCGGGCCGCGGGCGTGCCGTTCCGCGCGACCGGCGAGATCCTGCTGCGCGTGGGCGCCCTCGCCGTCGCCGCGTTCGCGTCCGCCGCCGTGCTGAACAACGCCTCGGGTGTCTCCAACTCGCTGGTGATCTTCCTGGCGGCGCTGGTGATCGTGGACTTCGTGCTGCGTCGTACGACGTACGGCCGCAAGGTGTTCGCGGTCGGCGGCGGCATCGAGGCCGCCCGCCGTGCCGGTATCAACGTGCCGATGATCCGGATCACCGTGTTCGCCATCTCCGGCGGCTTCGCGGCGGTCGGCGGCATGTTCTTCGCCGGCCAGACCGCGGGCGCGTCGCTGAGCGCAGGCGGCGGCAACACCCTGATGCTCGCCATCGCGGCGGCCGTCATCGGTGGCACCAGCCTCTTCGGCGGCCGCGGCACCGTCTGGTCCGCCCTCCTGGGCATGTTGGTCATCCAGTCCATCCAGACCGGACTCGACCTGCTGAACATGAACACCTCGATCCAGTACATGATCACCGGTGGTGTGCTGCTCGGCGCGGTCGTCATCGACTCCGTCTCCCGCCGGAGCCAGAAGGCCGCCGGCCGCGGCTAG
- a CDS encoding amino acid permease: protein MSSTLFRTKKVEQSILDTEEPEHALKKSLSALDLTVFGVGVIIGTGIFVLTGTVAKNNAGPAVALAFVAAGVACALAALCYAEFASTVPVAGSAYTFSYASLGELPAWTIGWDLVLEFALGTAVVAVGWSGYIASLLDNAGWHLPAALSGREGAHGFGFDILAAALVLVLTAILVVGTKLSARVTSVVVAVKVTVVLTVIVAGAFFIHGDNYHPFIPKAEKVPAGDSLQSPLIQLMFGWAPSNFGVMGIFTAASVVFFAFIGFDVVATAAEETRNPQRDMPRGILGSLVICTILYVAVSIVVTGMEHYTKLSVSAPLADAFKATGHPWFAGFISFGAAVGLTTVCMILLLGQTRVFFAMSRDGLLPRFFSHVHPRFRTPHRPTILLGVLIAILAGFTSLSELAELVNIGTLFAFVVVAIGVIILRRNRPDLHRAFRTPWVPVIPILSVCASLWLMLNLPAETWLRFGIWMVVGFFVYFLYGRSHSRLGRREETSAGEVTGPGRDDTV, encoded by the coding sequence GTGAGCAGCACCCTCTTCCGGACGAAGAAGGTCGAGCAGTCCATCCTCGATACCGAGGAGCCCGAGCACGCGCTCAAGAAATCCTTGTCCGCGCTCGATCTGACCGTCTTCGGCGTCGGTGTCATCATCGGCACCGGCATCTTCGTCCTCACCGGCACCGTCGCCAAGAACAACGCCGGACCCGCCGTCGCCCTGGCCTTCGTGGCGGCCGGGGTCGCCTGCGCGCTCGCCGCGCTCTGCTACGCCGAGTTCGCCTCCACCGTCCCGGTGGCCGGCTCCGCGTACACCTTCTCGTACGCTTCCCTCGGGGAACTGCCCGCCTGGACCATCGGCTGGGACCTGGTCCTGGAGTTCGCGCTCGGCACGGCGGTGGTCGCCGTCGGCTGGTCCGGGTACATCGCCTCGCTGCTGGACAACGCCGGCTGGCACCTGCCGGCGGCGCTGAGCGGAAGAGAGGGAGCCCACGGCTTCGGCTTCGACATCCTCGCCGCCGCCCTCGTCCTGGTGCTCACCGCCATCCTCGTGGTCGGCACGAAGCTCTCCGCGCGGGTCACCTCCGTCGTGGTCGCCGTCAAGGTGACCGTCGTCCTGACCGTGATCGTCGCCGGCGCCTTCTTCATCCACGGCGACAACTACCACCCGTTCATCCCCAAGGCGGAGAAGGTCCCGGCCGGCGACAGCCTGCAGTCCCCGCTCATCCAGCTGATGTTCGGCTGGGCGCCCTCCAACTTCGGCGTGATGGGCATCTTCACCGCCGCCTCCGTCGTCTTCTTCGCCTTCATCGGCTTCGACGTCGTCGCCACCGCCGCCGAGGAGACCAGGAACCCGCAGCGCGACATGCCCCGCGGCATCCTCGGCTCCCTCGTCATCTGCACGATCCTGTACGTCGCCGTGTCGATCGTCGTCACCGGGATGGAGCACTACACCAAGCTGTCCGTGAGCGCCCCGCTCGCCGACGCCTTCAAGGCCACCGGCCACCCCTGGTTCGCCGGCTTCATCAGCTTCGGCGCCGCCGTCGGCCTGACGACGGTCTGCATGATCCTGCTCCTCGGCCAGACCCGGGTCTTCTTCGCGATGAGCCGCGACGGACTGCTGCCGCGCTTCTTCTCCCACGTCCACCCGCGGTTCAGGACCCCGCACCGGCCGACCATCCTGCTCGGCGTGCTCATCGCGATCCTGGCCGGCTTCACCAGCCTCAGCGAACTCGCCGAACTGGTGAACATCGGCACCCTGTTCGCCTTCGTGGTCGTCGCGATCGGCGTGATCATCCTGCGCAGGAACCGCCCCGACCTGCACCGCGCCTTCCGCACTCCGTGGGTGCCCGTCATCCCGATCCTGTCGGTGTGCGCCTCACTGTGGCTGATGCTCAACCTGCCCGCCGAGACCTGGCTGCGGTTCGGCATCTGGATGGTCGTCGGGTTCTTCGTGTACTTCCTCTACGGCCGCTCCCACAGCCGACTCGGACGCCGCGAGGAGACATCCGCGGGCGAGGTCACCGGACCCGGCCGCGACGACACCGTGTGA
- a CDS encoding 3-hydroxyacyl-CoA dehydrogenase NAD-binding domain-containing protein: MSTTELLKRAAELFPDEVVTQAHVRHLDLPFGAGRFALITLDNGFDHTKPTTFGPQSLANLDVAIDQVEQEAKAGEIVGAGVTGKPFIFAVGADLKGVELLKEHKDALAIGKGGHEVFKRLAGLAVPTFAYYNGAAMGGGVEVGLHCEYRTVSKALPAFSLPEVFLGLVPGWGGCTLLPNLIGADKAVSVIIENSLNQNKQLKGQQVFDLGIADALFEGADFLEQSLIWTANVLNGDVEVERPVIDRGEAWDQAVARGRFVADSKVHAAAPAAYRALDIIAAAKNGDLQQGYDAEDVALADLIMGGELRSGIYAFNLVQKRGKRPAGAPDKNLARPVTKVGVVGAGLMASQLALLFLRRLEVPVVLTDIDQERVDKGVGYVHTEIDKLLGKGRINQDKANRLKALVTGVLDKAEGFSDADFVIEAVFEEIGVKQQVFAEVEAVAPAHAILATNTSSLSISEMASKLKNPERVVGFHFFNPVAILPLLEIVRGEATDDASLATAFAVAKKLKKTAVLVKDAPAFVVNRILTRFMGEVQNVIDEGTPVEVAEKAVEPLGLPMSPLVLLELVGPAIGLHVSETLNRAFPDRFTVSPNLAAVVKAGKRGFYVYDSGKPELDPEVAALLKQGDNALTEEQVRARVLDAVAQEIGLMLDEGVVAEAQDIDLCLITGAGWPFHLGGITPYLDREGVSERVNGKKFLAPGVASVPA; encoded by the coding sequence GTGAGCACCACCGAACTCCTGAAGCGGGCGGCCGAGTTGTTCCCGGACGAGGTCGTCACCCAGGCGCACGTACGCCACCTGGACCTGCCGTTCGGCGCGGGGCGCTTCGCCCTGATCACGCTGGACAACGGTTTCGACCACACCAAGCCGACCACCTTCGGACCGCAGTCCCTCGCGAACCTCGACGTCGCGATCGACCAGGTCGAGCAGGAGGCGAAGGCGGGCGAGATCGTCGGCGCCGGCGTCACCGGCAAGCCGTTCATCTTCGCGGTCGGCGCGGACCTCAAGGGCGTCGAGCTCCTCAAGGAGCACAAGGACGCGCTCGCCATCGGCAAGGGCGGGCACGAGGTCTTCAAGCGTCTGGCAGGCCTCGCGGTCCCGACCTTCGCGTACTACAACGGCGCGGCGATGGGCGGCGGCGTCGAGGTCGGTCTGCACTGCGAGTACCGCACTGTCTCGAAGGCGCTTCCCGCGTTCTCCCTGCCCGAGGTCTTCCTCGGCCTGGTCCCCGGCTGGGGCGGCTGCACGCTGCTGCCGAACCTGATCGGCGCCGACAAGGCCGTCTCGGTGATCATCGAGAACAGCCTCAACCAGAACAAGCAGCTGAAGGGGCAGCAGGTCTTCGACCTCGGCATCGCCGACGCCCTCTTCGAGGGTGCGGACTTCCTGGAGCAGTCGCTGATCTGGACGGCGAACGTCCTCAACGGCGACGTCGAGGTCGAGCGTCCGGTGATCGACCGCGGTGAGGCCTGGGACCAGGCCGTCGCGCGCGGCCGGTTCGTCGCCGACTCCAAGGTGCACGCGGCGGCCCCGGCCGCGTACCGCGCGCTGGACATCATCGCCGCCGCGAAGAACGGCGACCTGCAGCAGGGCTACGACGCCGAGGACGTCGCGCTCGCCGACCTGATCATGGGCGGCGAACTGCGCTCCGGTATCTACGCGTTCAACCTGGTGCAGAAGCGCGGCAAGCGCCCGGCGGGCGCCCCGGACAAGAACCTGGCCCGCCCGGTCACCAAGGTCGGCGTCGTGGGCGCGGGTCTGATGGCCTCGCAGCTCGCGCTGCTGTTCCTGCGCCGCCTGGAGGTGCCGGTCGTGCTGACCGACATCGACCAGGAGCGCGTCGACAAGGGTGTGGGCTACGTCCACACCGAGATCGACAAGCTGCTCGGCAAGGGCCGGATCAACCAGGACAAGGCCAACCGTCTCAAGGCCCTGGTCACCGGTGTCCTCGACAAGGCCGAGGGCTTCTCCGACGCGGACTTCGTCATCGAGGCCGTCTTCGAGGAGATCGGCGTCAAGCAGCAGGTGTTCGCGGAGGTCGAGGCGGTCGCCCCGGCGCACGCGATCCTCGCCACCAACACCTCCTCGCTGTCGATCTCCGAGATGGCGTCGAAGCTGAAGAACCCCGAGCGGGTCGTGGGCTTCCACTTCTTCAACCCGGTCGCGATCCTGCCGCTGCTGGAGATCGTGCGGGGCGAGGCGACCGACGACGCCTCGCTGGCCACCGCGTTCGCCGTCGCCAAGAAGCTGAAGAAGACGGCGGTCCTGGTGAAGGACGCCCCGGCGTTCGTCGTGAACCGCATCCTGACCCGCTTCATGGGCGAGGTGCAGAACGTCATCGACGAGGGCACCCCCGTCGAGGTCGCGGAGAAGGCGGTGGAGCCGCTCGGCCTGCCGATGTCGCCGCTGGTCCTGCTGGAGCTGGTCGGTCCGGCGATCGGCCTGCATGTCTCGGAGACGCTCAACCGGGCGTTCCCGGACCGCTTCACGGTCTCCCCGAACCTCGCGGCCGTCGTCAAGGCGGGCAAGCGCGGTTTCTACGTCTACGACAGCGGCAAGCCCGAGCTGGACCCCGAGGTCGCCGCGCTCCTGAAGCAGGGCGACAACGCCCTGACCGAGGAGCAGGTGCGGGCGCGTGTCCTGGACGCGGTGGCGCAGGAGATCGGGCTCATGCTCGACGAGGGCGTCGTCGCCGAGGCGCAGGACATCGATCTCTGCCTGATCACGGGCGCCGGTTGGCCCTTCCACCTGGGCGGCATCACGCCGTACCTGGACCGCGAGGGTGTCTCCGAGCGCGTGAACGGCAAGAAGTTCCTGGCGCCGGGCGTCGCGTCGGTTCCGGCGTAA
- a CDS encoding ATP-binding cassette domain-containing protein, with product MVHVSATPVLALRGVSKRFGAVQALTDVELEVHAGEVVALVGDNGAGKSTLVKTIAGVHPIDEGVIEWEGKPVSINKPHDAQGLGVATVYQDLALCDNLDVVGNLYLGRELLHRGVIDEVTMEKNARELLSTLSIRIPSVRIPIASLSGGQRQVVAIARALIGDPKVVILDEPTAALGVEQTAQVLDLVERLRERDLGVILISHNMADVKAVADTVAVLRLGKNNGSFPVKDTSHEEIIAAITGATDNAVTRRAGRRTAEAAK from the coding sequence ATGGTTCACGTGTCCGCTACGCCCGTGCTGGCGTTGCGCGGAGTCTCCAAGCGATTCGGTGCGGTGCAGGCACTCACCGACGTCGAACTGGAGGTCCACGCCGGAGAAGTGGTCGCCCTGGTGGGCGACAACGGCGCAGGAAAGTCCACCCTGGTCAAGACGATCGCGGGTGTTCACCCCATCGATGAGGGCGTCATCGAGTGGGAGGGCAAGCCCGTCAGCATCAACAAGCCGCACGACGCCCAGGGACTGGGCGTCGCGACCGTCTACCAGGACCTCGCCCTGTGTGACAACCTCGACGTGGTCGGCAACCTCTACCTCGGGCGCGAACTGCTGCACCGCGGCGTCATCGACGAGGTGACGATGGAGAAGAACGCCCGGGAGCTGCTGTCCACGCTCTCCATCCGCATCCCGAGCGTGCGCATCCCGATCGCGAGCCTCTCCGGCGGTCAGCGCCAGGTCGTCGCCATCGCCCGCGCTCTGATCGGCGACCCGAAGGTCGTCATCCTCGACGAGCCCACCGCCGCCCTCGGCGTCGAGCAGACCGCGCAGGTCCTCGACCTCGTCGAGCGGCTGCGCGAGCGCGACCTCGGCGTCATCCTCATCAGCCACAACATGGCCGACGTCAAGGCGGTCGCGGACACCGTCGCCGTCCTGCGCCTGGGCAAGAACAACGGCTCCTTCCCCGTGAAGGACACCAGCCACGAAGAGATCATCGCCGCGATCACGGGTGCCACGGACAACGCCGTGACCCGTCGTGCGGGGCGTCGCACCGCGGAGGCGGCAAAGTGA
- a CDS encoding thiolase family protein — translation MPRTVRDVVFVDGVRTPFGKAGPKGIYHETRADDLVVKAIRELLRRNPGLDPKKIDEVAIAATTQIGDQGLTIGRTAGILAGLPQSVPGYSIDRMCAGALTAVTTVAGSVAFGAYDIAIAGGVEHMGRHPMGEGVDPNPRFVSEKLVDESALFMGMTAENLHDRYPHITKQRADEYAVRSQEKAAKAYANGKIQADLVPISVRRTNPEAGETGWGLVTADEPMRPGTTLENLSGLKTPFRVHGRVTAGNAAGLNDGATASLIASEDFARENNLPVKMRLVAYSFAGVEPEVMGYGPIPATEKALAQAGLSISDIGLFEINEAFAVQVLAFLDHYGIADDDERVNQYGGAIAFGHPLASSGVRLMTQLARQFEEQPQVRYGLTTMCVGFGMGATVIWENPHFDGGDK, via the coding sequence GTGCCTCGTACCGTCAGGGACGTCGTCTTCGTCGACGGCGTCCGTACCCCGTTCGGCAAGGCGGGCCCGAAGGGCATCTACCACGAGACCCGCGCCGACGACCTCGTCGTGAAGGCGATCCGGGAGCTGCTGCGCCGCAACCCCGGTCTCGACCCCAAGAAGATCGACGAGGTCGCCATCGCGGCGACCACGCAGATCGGTGACCAGGGCCTGACCATCGGCCGCACGGCCGGCATCCTCGCCGGTCTGCCGCAGTCCGTGCCGGGTTACTCCATCGACCGGATGTGCGCGGGCGCCCTGACCGCCGTCACCACGGTCGCCGGCTCGGTCGCCTTCGGCGCGTACGACATCGCCATCGCCGGCGGTGTCGAGCACATGGGCCGTCACCCGATGGGCGAGGGCGTGGACCCGAACCCGCGGTTCGTCAGCGAGAAGCTGGTCGACGAGTCCGCCCTGTTCATGGGCATGACCGCGGAGAACCTGCACGACCGCTACCCGCACATCACCAAGCAGCGCGCCGACGAGTACGCCGTGCGCTCGCAGGAGAAGGCCGCCAAGGCGTACGCCAACGGCAAGATCCAGGCCGACCTGGTGCCGATCTCGGTGCGCCGCACCAACCCTGAGGCCGGTGAGACAGGCTGGGGCCTGGTCACCGCCGACGAGCCGATGCGGCCGGGCACCACCCTGGAGAACCTCTCCGGCCTCAAGACCCCGTTCCGTGTCCACGGCCGGGTCACCGCAGGCAACGCGGCCGGTCTGAACGACGGCGCCACCGCCTCCCTCATCGCGTCCGAGGACTTCGCGCGCGAGAACAACCTGCCGGTCAAGATGCGCCTCGTCGCGTACTCCTTCGCCGGCGTCGAGCCGGAGGTCATGGGCTACGGACCGATCCCGGCCACGGAGAAGGCCCTCGCGCAGGCGGGTCTGTCCATCTCCGACATCGGTCTGTTCGAGATCAACGAGGCCTTCGCCGTCCAGGTCCTGGCCTTCCTCGACCACTACGGCATCGCCGACGACGACGAGCGCGTCAACCAGTACGGCGGCGCGATCGCCTTCGGCCACCCGCTGGCCTCCTCCGGCGTCCGTCTGATGACGCAGCTGGCCCGCCAGTTCGAGGAGCAGCCGCAGGTCCGCTACGGCCTGACGACCATGTGCGTCGGCTTCGGCATGGGCGCGACGGTCATCTGGGAGAACCCGCACTTCGACGGAGGCGACAAGTGA
- the dxs gene encoding 1-deoxy-D-xylulose-5-phosphate synthase, translating into MPLLTRIRGPRDLDRLSPEELNQLAEEIRTFLVDAVSKTGGHLGPNLGVVELTIALHRVFESPKDKVLWDTGHQSYVHKLLTGRQDFSRLKMKGGLSGYPSQGESEHDVIENSHASTVLGWADGLAKANQILDRDDHVVAVIGDGALTGGMAWEALNNIADGDRPLVIVVNDNERSYAPTIGGLANHLATLRTTDGYERFLARTREVLERTPVVGRPLYETLHGAKKGLKDFIAPQGMFEDLGLKYVGPIDGHDIEALESALARAKRFGGPVIVHCLTEKGRGYQPALQDEADRFHGIGPIHPDTGLPVKVSGADWTSVFGDEMVELGKEREDIVAITAAMLQPVGLKKFADTFPNRIYDVGIAEQHAAVSAAGLATGGLHPVFAVYATFLNRAFDQVLMDVALHKCGVTFVLDRAGVTGTDGASHNGMWDMSILQVVPGLRLAAPRDADQVRAQLREAVAVEDAPTVVRFSKGAVGPAVPAVGRVGGMDVLRESGTGAPDVLLVSVGALAPMCLEIATLLDRQGITTTVVDPRWVKPVDEALAPLAERHRVVVTVEDNSRVGGVGSAIAQALRDAGVDVPLRDFGIPPRFLDHASRGEVMTEIGLTAPDIARQVTGLVSRLDGRYGSAAAEVDSVEPARD; encoded by the coding sequence GTGCCGCTGCTGACCCGCATCAGGGGACCGCGCGATCTTGACCGGCTCAGCCCGGAGGAGCTGAACCAGCTGGCGGAGGAGATCCGGACCTTCCTCGTCGACGCCGTGTCCAAGACCGGCGGCCACCTCGGTCCCAACCTCGGCGTGGTCGAGCTCACCATCGCCCTGCACCGGGTCTTCGAGTCCCCCAAGGACAAGGTGCTGTGGGACACGGGCCACCAGTCCTATGTGCACAAACTGCTCACGGGCCGACAGGACTTCTCCCGGCTGAAGATGAAGGGCGGCCTGTCCGGCTACCCCTCGCAGGGCGAGTCCGAGCACGACGTCATCGAGAACAGTCACGCCTCCACCGTCCTCGGTTGGGCCGACGGCCTCGCGAAGGCCAACCAGATCCTCGACCGCGACGACCACGTCGTCGCCGTCATCGGCGACGGGGCGCTCACCGGCGGCATGGCCTGGGAGGCGCTGAACAACATCGCCGACGGCGACCGCCCGCTGGTGATCGTCGTCAACGACAACGAGCGCTCCTACGCGCCGACCATCGGCGGCCTCGCCAACCACCTCGCCACCCTGCGCACGACGGACGGCTACGAGCGCTTCCTCGCCCGCACCAGGGAGGTGCTGGAGCGCACCCCCGTCGTCGGTAGGCCCCTCTACGAGACCCTGCACGGCGCCAAGAAGGGCCTGAAGGACTTCATCGCCCCCCAGGGCATGTTCGAGGACCTCGGCCTGAAGTACGTGGGCCCGATCGACGGCCACGACATCGAGGCCCTGGAGTCCGCGCTGGCCCGCGCCAAACGCTTCGGCGGCCCGGTGATCGTGCACTGTCTCACCGAGAAGGGCCGCGGCTACCAGCCCGCCCTCCAGGACGAGGCCGACCGCTTCCACGGCATCGGCCCCATCCACCCCGACACCGGTCTGCCGGTCAAGGTCTCCGGCGCCGACTGGACGTCCGTCTTCGGCGACGAGATGGTCGAGCTCGGCAAGGAGCGCGAGGACATCGTCGCGATCACGGCGGCGATGCTCCAGCCGGTGGGCCTGAAGAAGTTCGCGGACACCTTCCCGAACCGCATCTACGACGTCGGCATCGCGGAACAGCACGCCGCCGTCTCCGCCGCGGGCCTCGCCACCGGCGGACTGCATCCGGTGTTCGCGGTGTACGCCACGTTCCTCAACCGCGCCTTCGACCAGGTCCTGATGGACGTCGCCCTCCACAAGTGCGGGGTCACGTTCGTCCTGGACCGGGCCGGTGTCACCGGCACCGACGGCGCCTCCCACAACGGTATGTGGGACATGTCGATCCTCCAGGTCGTCCCCGGCCTCAGGCTCGCCGCCCCGCGCGACGCCGACCAGGTCCGCGCCCAGCTGCGCGAGGCCGTCGCGGTCGAGGACGCGCCGACCGTCGTCCGCTTCTCCAAGGGCGCCGTCGGCCCCGCCGTACCCGCCGTGGGACGTGTCGGCGGCATGGACGTGCTGCGTGAGAGCGGCACCGGCGCCCCGGACGTGCTGCTGGTCTCCGTGGGCGCGCTCGCCCCGATGTGCCTGGAGATCGCGACCCTCCTCGACCGGCAGGGCATCACCACCACCGTCGTCGACCCGCGCTGGGTCAAGCCCGTCGACGAGGCCCTCGCGCCCCTCGCGGAGCGCCACCGTGTGGTCGTCACCGTCGAGGACAACTCCCGCGTCGGCGGTGTCGGCTCGGCGATCGCCCAGGCCCTGCGCGACGCGGGCGTCGACGTGCCGCTGCGCGACTTCGGCATCCCGCCCCGCTTCCTCGACCACGCCTCCCGCGGCGAGGTGATGACGGAGATCGGCCTCACCGCCCCCGACATCGCCCGCCAGGTCACCGGCCTGGTCTCCCGGCTCGACGGCAGGTACGGCAGCGCCGCCGCCGAGGTCGACTCGGTCGAGCCCGCCCGCGACTGA
- a CDS encoding LacI family DNA-binding transcriptional regulator, with protein MTASSSPRVTIKDVAARAGVSKGAVSLAFNRKPGLSEATRDRIFAAARELGWEPNLTARSLSSSRVDVVGLAICRPARMLGLEPFYMEFVSGVESVLTEHSCSLLLRLVRTVEEEVGLQESWWRGRQIGGAILVDFRADDPRVSAAERLGIPVVAVGHPSLTGSLTSVWTDDATAVTEAVRYLAALGHRRIARVGGAASLGHTMMRTAAFDAAARSLGLAGAWQVATDYSGEAGARATRSMLTAAPPDRPTAIVYDNDIMAVAGLAVAAEMGLGVPGDVSLLAWDDSQLCRLTHPTLSAMSHDVHGFGAEAARTLFGVITGTGPGSHPVPTPVLTPRGSTAPPRG; from the coding sequence ATGACAGCGTCCTCGTCGCCTCGCGTCACCATCAAGGACGTCGCCGCGCGCGCCGGTGTGTCCAAGGGGGCCGTGTCGCTGGCCTTCAACCGCAAGCCCGGGCTGTCGGAGGCGACCCGGGACCGGATCTTCGCGGCGGCGCGGGAGCTCGGCTGGGAACCGAACCTCACGGCCCGGTCGCTGTCGAGTTCGCGGGTGGACGTGGTGGGGCTCGCGATCTGCCGGCCGGCGCGGATGCTGGGGCTGGAGCCGTTCTACATGGAGTTCGTCTCCGGGGTGGAGAGCGTGCTGACCGAGCACTCCTGCTCGCTGCTGCTGCGGCTGGTGCGCACCGTCGAGGAGGAGGTGGGGCTGCAGGAGTCGTGGTGGCGGGGTCGGCAGATCGGCGGGGCGATCCTGGTGGACTTCCGGGCCGACGATCCCCGGGTGTCGGCGGCCGAGCGGCTCGGGATACCGGTGGTGGCGGTCGGGCATCCCTCGCTGACCGGGAGCCTGACGTCCGTGTGGACCGACGACGCGACGGCGGTGACGGAGGCCGTGCGGTATCTCGCGGCGCTCGGGCACCGGCGGATCGCCCGGGTCGGAGGCGCGGCCTCGCTCGGGCACACGATGATGCGGACGGCGGCCTTCGACGCGGCGGCGCGGAGTCTGGGGCTGGCCGGGGCGTGGCAGGTCGCCACGGACTACTCCGGCGAGGCGGGAGCACGGGCGACCCGGTCCATGCTGACCGCCGCCCCGCCGGACCGGCCGACGGCCATCGTCTACGACAACGACATCATGGCGGTGGCCGGACTGGCGGTGGCCGCCGAGATGGGGCTCGGGGTGCCGGGCGACGTCTCCCTGCTCGCCTGGGACGACTCCCAGCTGTGCCGGCTCACCCATCCGACGCTCTCCGCGATGAGCCATGACGTGCACGGATTCGGCGCGGAGGCGGCGCGGACCCTGTTCGGGGTGATCACCGGGACGGGCCCGGGATCCCATCCGGTGCCGACGCCGGTGCTGACGCCACGGGGGTCGACGGCGCCGCCGCGCGGCTGA
- a CDS encoding NTP pyrophosphohydrolase — protein MDGSLDGPPDDGARLLVIVDAANVVGSVPDGWWRDRRGAAERLRDRLAAVGLPGHSGPEEIVLVVEGAARGVEPVPGVRVEAASGSGDDRIVELVAEAGGRSRLVVTADRELRRRVTELGADVTGPRSVRG, from the coding sequence ATGGACGGTTCCCTGGACGGCCCCCCGGACGACGGCGCCCGGCTGCTCGTGATCGTCGACGCGGCGAACGTCGTCGGGTCGGTACCCGACGGGTGGTGGCGGGACCGGCGGGGCGCGGCCGAGCGGCTGCGCGACCGGCTGGCCGCCGTCGGGCTGCCGGGGCACTCCGGGCCCGAGGAGATCGTCCTCGTCGTCGAAGGCGCGGCCCGCGGGGTGGAGCCGGTGCCCGGCGTACGGGTGGAGGCGGCGTCCGGCAGCGGGGACGACCGTATCGTCGAGCTGGTCGCCGAGGCCGGCGGGCGCTCCCGCCTGGTCGTCACGGCCGACCGTGAGCTGCGCCGCCGGGTGACGGAACTGGGCGCGGACGTCACCGGCCCGCGCTCGGTCCGGGGCTGA